Proteins encoded within one genomic window of uncultured Draconibacterium sp.:
- a CDS encoding sodium:solute symporter family protein produces MSDKTIVLLVCFAYFFIIIIAGIIMMSRNKKASDFLVAGRKLSLPLTIGTLTAVQIGAGIILGGSETGNQMGIWPGMWYALGCGGGLIVAGLLVAAKLKKKDSFVPLDFYEARYGKNKWVRIWAWMSNVPSLLGIFIAQLLACGSLLSGFGIPFYQGIIICAAIILIYSTLSGMWGVVLTDAIQSSVILIGIPVVAIASLILLNKQGISMAEVYHQPFIPKGTFTKFIYLVVPFLIAISVSYDAYLRFQSAKDAKTARNGAVIAGVLVIFIGILSSTVGVAGHLLYPEIKEGVFSHMVITALPPVLAGITIAAVLGAAMSSGAGLLMALGATFSRDLFNCFIFRQYQLDEMPHSKLISRLAVGLSVIAGVLLSFKVSNILDAIIIFNYPYMGSLLIPLLAGVLWKGATKRGAVTAIFTGGIIGVGAFLSGIYPPFSRIISSELGLFIAYSVSLGVLIIVSKLETKKL; encoded by the coding sequence ATGAGCGACAAAACCATCGTCTTACTGGTTTGTTTTGCCTATTTTTTTATCATCATTATTGCAGGTATTATCATGATGTCGCGCAATAAAAAGGCCTCCGATTTTCTGGTGGCCGGACGAAAGCTGAGTCTTCCACTAACAATAGGAACACTCACCGCTGTACAAATTGGCGCAGGGATAATCCTTGGCGGTTCCGAAACCGGAAATCAAATGGGCATATGGCCGGGCATGTGGTACGCGTTGGGCTGCGGCGGTGGTTTAATTGTTGCCGGCTTACTTGTAGCTGCTAAACTCAAAAAGAAAGACAGTTTTGTTCCGCTCGATTTTTACGAAGCACGTTATGGCAAAAATAAATGGGTGCGCATTTGGGCATGGATGAGTAATGTACCAAGTTTACTCGGTATTTTTATTGCACAACTTTTGGCCTGCGGGAGCCTCCTCTCAGGATTTGGAATTCCGTTTTACCAGGGAATAATAATTTGTGCCGCTATCATTTTAATTTATAGTACCCTCAGTGGAATGTGGGGAGTAGTTCTCACCGATGCGATACAGTCATCAGTTATACTAATTGGAATTCCCGTGGTTGCTATTGCTTCACTTATCCTGTTGAACAAACAAGGCATCAGCATGGCCGAAGTTTACCACCAACCGTTTATTCCGAAGGGCACCTTCACCAAATTCATTTACCTGGTGGTTCCTTTCCTGATTGCCATTTCGGTTTCTTATGATGCTTACCTGCGTTTTCAATCGGCAAAAGATGCCAAAACTGCGCGTAATGGCGCAGTAATTGCAGGAGTTCTCGTCATCTTCATTGGCATATTGAGTTCAACCGTAGGCGTGGCAGGACATCTTCTTTACCCCGAAATAAAAGAAGGTGTTTTTTCGCACATGGTAATTACAGCGCTACCTCCGGTTTTGGCGGGAATAACCATTGCTGCAGTTTTGGGAGCCGCCATGTCGAGCGGGGCAGGATTACTGATGGCACTGGGAGCCACCTTCTCGCGCGATTTATTCAATTGCTTTATTTTCCGGCAATATCAACTGGACGAAATGCCACATTCAAAACTGATATCACGACTGGCAGTGGGTTTGTCGGTTATTGCAGGTGTTTTGCTCTCATTTAAAGTAAGTAACATACTCGATGCAATTATTATTTTTAACTACCCATATATGGGTAGTTTACTGATTCCGCTGCTGGCGGGCGTACTGTGGAAAGGAGCCACAAAAAGAGGCGCCGTTACAGCGATTTTCACCGGCGGAATTATCGGAGTTGGTGCATTTCTCTCGGGAATCTATCCCCCATTCAGTAGAATAATTAGTTCCGAGCTCGGGCTGTTTATCGCCTATTCTGTTTCGCTGGGCGTATTGATTATTGTTAGTAAACTTGAAACAAAAAAATTATGA